One Streptomyces hundungensis DNA segment encodes these proteins:
- a CDS encoding M48 family metallopeptidase, with protein MTEDFNDNVPSRQRRRFPGISSRAYEHPADRSALVALRRLTGFDTVFKALSGLLPERSLRLLFLSDSVRVSDAQFAHLNSMLRDACYILDLEKVPPMYVTQNPQPNAMCIGLDEPIIVVTTGLVELLDEEEMRAVVGHEVGHALSGHSVYRTILLFLTNLALKVAWIPLGNVAIMAIVTALREWFRKSELSADRAGLLVGQDLKASMRGLMKIAGGNHLHEMNVDAFLEQAEEYESGGDLRDSVLKILNVLPRTHPFTTVRAAELKKWAESRDHQRIMDGHYPRRDEDKDTSVTDSFRESAASYADAVKSSKDPLMKLVGDIAGGTADLGGKLRDRFTGTATRPSPSDPAPGPDAEPPTDQKPGQNGQGQG; from the coding sequence ATGACCGAGGACTTCAACGACAACGTGCCGAGCAGGCAGCGGCGCAGGTTTCCCGGGATCTCCTCCCGGGCCTACGAACACCCCGCCGACCGCTCGGCGCTGGTCGCGCTGCGCAGGCTGACCGGCTTCGACACCGTCTTCAAGGCGCTCAGCGGGCTGCTGCCCGAGCGAAGCCTGAGGCTGCTGTTCCTCTCGGACTCGGTACGGGTGAGCGACGCCCAGTTCGCCCATCTCAACTCCATGCTGCGGGACGCCTGTTACATCCTGGACCTGGAGAAGGTCCCGCCGATGTACGTCACTCAGAACCCGCAGCCGAACGCGATGTGCATCGGTCTCGACGAGCCGATCATCGTGGTGACGACGGGTCTGGTCGAACTGCTCGACGAGGAGGAGATGCGCGCGGTCGTCGGCCACGAGGTCGGCCACGCCCTCTCCGGCCACTCCGTCTACCGCACGATCCTGCTCTTCCTCACCAACCTCGCCCTCAAGGTCGCCTGGATCCCGCTGGGCAATGTCGCGATCATGGCGATCGTGACGGCGCTGCGCGAGTGGTTCCGCAAGTCGGAGCTGTCCGCGGACCGGGCCGGGCTGCTCGTGGGCCAGGACCTGAAGGCCTCGATGCGGGGGCTGATGAAGATAGCGGGCGGCAACCACCTGCACGAGATGAACGTGGACGCCTTCCTGGAGCAGGCCGAGGAGTACGAGTCCGGGGGCGACCTGCGTGACTCCGTGCTGAAGATCCTCAATGTGCTGCCCCGCACCCATCCGTTCACCACGGTCCGTGCCGCCGAGCTGAAGAAGTGGGCCGAGTCCCGGGACCACCAGCGGATCATGGACGGCCACTACCCGCGCCGCGACGAGGACAAGGACACCTCGGTCACCGACTCCTTCCGCGAGTCCGCGGCCTCGTACGCCGACGCGGTCAAGAGCAGCAAGGACCCGCTGATGAAGCTCGTCGGGGACATCGCGGGCGGCACGGCCGACCTGGGCGGCAAGCTGCGCGACAGGTTCACCGGCACGGCGACGCGGCCGTCGCCCTCGGACCCGGCACCCGGTCCCGACGCCGAACCGCCGACGGACCAAAAGCCGGGGCAGAACGGGCAGGGCCAGGGCTGA
- the nadD gene encoding nicotinate-nucleotide adenylyltransferase, whose translation MGEQEVPTGPVKRRIGVMGGTFDPIHHGHLVAASEVASQFHLDEVVFVPTGQPWQKSHKLVSLAEDRYLMTVIATASNPQFSVSRIEIDRGGATYTIDTLRDLRDLNADADLFFITGADALAQILTWRDAEELFSLAHFIGVTRPGHVLTDDGLPEGGVSLVEVPALAISSTDCRARVAQGDPVWYLVPDGVVRYIDKRQLYRGE comes from the coding sequence ATGGGAGAGCAGGAAGTGCCTACCGGTCCGGTGAAGCGACGCATCGGTGTGATGGGCGGAACGTTCGATCCGATCCATCACGGACACCTCGTGGCCGCCAGTGAGGTGGCCTCGCAGTTCCACCTGGACGAGGTCGTGTTCGTGCCGACCGGGCAGCCGTGGCAGAAGAGCCACAAACTGGTCTCCCTGGCCGAGGACCGCTATCTGATGACGGTCATCGCGACCGCGTCCAACCCCCAGTTCTCGGTCAGCCGCATCGAGATCGACCGCGGCGGGGCGACGTACACCATCGACACCCTGCGGGATCTGCGCGACCTCAACGCCGACGCGGACCTGTTCTTCATCACCGGGGCCGACGCGCTCGCCCAGATCCTCACCTGGCGCGACGCCGAGGAGCTGTTCTCGCTGGCCCACTTCATCGGAGTGACCCGGCCCGGCCACGTCCTGACGGACGACGGGCTGCCCGAGGGCGGGGTCTCGCTGGTGGAGGTGCCGGCCCTCGCGATCTCCTCGACGGACTGCCGGGCACGGGTCGCGCAGGGCGACCCCGTCTGGTATTTGGTTCCCGACGGTGTGGTCCGCTACATCGACAAGCGCCAGCTGTATCGCGGCGAGTGA
- a CDS encoding PIG-L family deacetylase, translating into MPSSPSRRRLLQVAGGGLVAAPLAYGGWQWLAPRGGGGLASPSTGTTTGKPASDSANQAYLHVIAHADDSIYFMNPDLEQSIRSGALSVTVCMTSGESDGRNAPGKSPQFKTAKTDRPGFARARINGLRAANAMMATGDDNSPWTVEPVELLPGFRSELHYLQSAPHVQLIYMGLCEARYVSVPRPVSLRGLWLGAVKELPTLPGTGSTVRMPRAYTRDQIIDALVATIARVDPTVIRTLDPTPLHAPRETVAMMSAPTILRGLSYLDHQDHTSSAQFMQAAMERYWGGGKRRAASVSSYIGYPTNYTPPSLDAATTRRTAQLLNAYGWVDRRDCGDAAGCGDLKVGANGLKGGGAGWARGTRTRAPGTSRWLAPLKDGRLAAFAVLNGAVRCWVEREAGKGPWAGPFDVVGSAGGPLDPQVEVARHPDGTLQLFATRTVLPFKGQKHHKELVCVLQNGVGPEGAPTFGAWSSLGTPDAAPEKSLETGYPAIAVSPDGTVHVLARNWAGDIALRSGKGGKGWGAWQLLDHPPGKEPVHPLVVEGIDALVDTSGRLHVAAPTAQTVLHWVSPAPGQVPKLSAPTGLTPSGSAVSLVADGKGGALAVYRQAGTAQVAVASPEAAPGVSGVAWKVARRTPAGGYGRVSAYRLSGNGGALVLAARDEQGRVVPASDGSGRQAGWEAPGVQFVGIPGMAQDVEGRAVLAALGTDGQLYAARQSRPGAQFGEWAPAGQESAGSRV; encoded by the coding sequence ATGCCGTCGTCACCATCTCGCCGACGTCTGCTACAGGTCGCCGGGGGCGGCCTGGTGGCGGCGCCGTTGGCCTACGGCGGATGGCAGTGGCTGGCACCGCGGGGCGGGGGCGGTCTCGCGAGTCCGTCCACGGGGACGACGACGGGCAAGCCGGCGTCCGATTCGGCCAATCAGGCGTATCTGCATGTGATCGCGCACGCCGACGACAGCATCTACTTCATGAACCCCGACCTGGAGCAGTCGATACGCAGCGGCGCCCTGTCGGTGACGGTGTGCATGACGAGCGGCGAGTCGGACGGACGCAACGCGCCGGGCAAGTCACCGCAGTTCAAGACGGCGAAGACGGACCGGCCGGGTTTCGCGCGGGCGCGCATAAACGGGCTGCGGGCCGCCAACGCGATGATGGCGACGGGTGACGACAACAGCCCGTGGACGGTGGAGCCGGTGGAGCTGCTGCCGGGCTTCCGTTCCGAGCTGCACTATCTGCAATCGGCCCCCCATGTGCAGTTGATCTACATGGGGTTGTGCGAGGCGCGCTATGTGAGCGTGCCGCGCCCGGTGAGCCTGCGGGGTCTGTGGCTGGGCGCCGTCAAGGAGTTGCCGACGCTTCCGGGCACGGGCAGCACGGTGCGGATGCCGCGCGCCTATACGCGTGACCAGATCATCGACGCCCTGGTGGCGACGATCGCGCGGGTGGATCCGACGGTGATACGGACCCTGGATCCCACTCCCCTGCACGCGCCGCGGGAGACGGTGGCGATGATGAGCGCGCCGACGATACTGCGCGGTCTGAGCTATCTGGACCATCAGGACCACACCTCCTCGGCCCAGTTCATGCAGGCCGCCATGGAGCGGTACTGGGGCGGCGGCAAGCGGCGTGCGGCGTCGGTGTCCAGCTACATCGGCTACCCGACCAACTACACGCCGCCGTCGCTGGACGCGGCGACCACGCGGCGGACGGCCCAGTTGTTGAACGCGTACGGCTGGGTGGACCGCCGGGACTGCGGGGACGCCGCGGGCTGCGGTGACCTCAAGGTGGGGGCGAACGGGTTGAAGGGGGGCGGGGCCGGCTGGGCGCGCGGCACCCGTACCCGCGCGCCGGGCACCTCGCGTTGGCTGGCGCCGCTCAAGGACGGCCGGCTGGCCGCGTTCGCGGTGCTCAACGGCGCGGTGCGCTGCTGGGTGGAGCGCGAGGCCGGCAAGGGGCCCTGGGCGGGGCCGTTCGACGTGGTGGGCAGTGCGGGTGGTCCGCTGGATCCGCAGGTGGAGGTGGCGCGTCACCCTGATGGAACGCTTCAGCTGTTCGCCACGCGTACCGTGCTGCCGTTCAAGGGCCAAAAGCACCACAAGGAGTTGGTGTGCGTCCTCCAGAACGGTGTGGGCCCCGAGGGGGCGCCCACGTTCGGGGCGTGGTCGTCGCTGGGCACACCGGATGCGGCTCCCGAGAAGTCGTTGGAGACGGGCTATCCCGCGATCGCCGTCTCCCCGGACGGCACCGTGCACGTGCTGGCCAGGAACTGGGCGGGTGACATCGCGCTGCGCAGCGGCAAGGGCGGCAAGGGCTGGGGGGCGTGGCAATTGCTGGACCACCCGCCGGGCAAGGAGCCCGTGCACCCGCTGGTGGTGGAGGGCATCGACGCCCTTGTCGACACCTCGGGCCGCCTCCATGTGGCGGCTCCGACCGCCCAGACGGTGTTGCACTGGGTCTCTCCGGCCCCCGGCCAGGTGCCGAAGCTGTCGGCGCCGACGGGTCTGACGCCGTCGGGCAGCGCGGTGAGCCTGGTCGCGGACGGCAAGGGCGGCGCGCTCGCCGTCTACCGCCAGGCGGGCACCGCCCAGGTGGCGGTGGCTTCTCCCGAGGCCGCTCCGGGTGTGTCGGGCGTGGCGTGGAAGGTGGCGCGGCGCACTCCGGCGGGCGGCTACGGGCGGGTTTCGGCGTACCGGCTGAGCGGGAACGGCGGGGCGCTGGTGCTGGCGGCCAGGGACGAGCAGGGCCGGGTGGTGCCGGCGTCGGACGGCTCGGGCCGGCAGGCAGGCTGGGAGGCTCCGGGCGTGCAGTTCGTGGGGATACCGGGGATGGCGCAGGACGTGGAGGGCCGCGCGGTGCTGGCGGCGCTCGGTACGGACGGCCAGCTGTACGCGGCCCGGCAGTCGCGGCCGGGAGCGCAGTTCGGCGAGTGGGCGCCGGCGGGGCAGGAGAGCGCCGGCAGCCGCGTCTAG
- a CDS encoding NADH-quinone oxidoreductase subunit NuoF family protein: MNTPLPDVPEVRVVGLPHLTAGFDLVERLALPMHLKVHGPLKPVDGERLAKLADDISLNGRGGAGFPFGRKLRAVASAAIRRGIRPVVVVNASEGEPACRKDTVLVCRAPHLVLDGALLAAEALGARTLVVAVTRDSTEASIRAALAERGLTDKRGPALRARVVRTPERMVSGEASAVIRAVDGGPALPPGRRERAADSGVGGAPTLLSNAETFAQLAVAARLGPQRFCNTGEPTEPGTVLLTLSGAVARPMVVEVPTGVPLRYVLQLAGAPSLPQGVLTGGYHGSWLNSVAAHDAAVSRASLSALGGALGAGAILPIGPGTCALGEALRVANWLAAETAGQCGPCRLGLPAAAGGLADVLNGGGPAALEALREVTRAVKGRGACKHPDGSARFLASTLASFTDDLAAHVLGGGCGRPTVGVLPLPAPGYQEEGVPSGEKVLVDWTLCEGHGLCADIVPELIRLGPDGYPLVADATVPMHLRGRAQRAVRRCPALALRIEQAPAALPQISRKALGSGRS, encoded by the coding sequence ATGAACACGCCCCTCCCCGATGTTCCCGAGGTCCGCGTCGTGGGCCTGCCCCATTTGACGGCGGGCTTCGATCTCGTCGAGCGCCTGGCCCTGCCGATGCACCTGAAGGTGCACGGCCCGCTGAAACCGGTCGACGGCGAACGGCTGGCCAAGCTCGCCGACGACATCTCCCTGAACGGTCGCGGCGGCGCCGGTTTTCCCTTCGGCCGCAAACTGCGCGCGGTGGCCTCCGCCGCGATCCGGCGCGGGATACGCCCGGTCGTCGTCGTCAACGCCAGCGAGGGCGAGCCCGCCTGCCGCAAGGACACCGTCCTGGTGTGCCGGGCCCCCCATCTCGTCCTGGACGGCGCTCTGCTGGCCGCTGAGGCGCTCGGTGCCCGCACCCTGGTCGTCGCCGTCACCCGTGATTCCACGGAGGCCTCGATCCGCGCGGCCCTCGCCGAGCGCGGCCTCACCGACAAGCGCGGGCCGGCCCTGCGCGCGCGGGTGGTGCGCACCCCCGAGCGCATGGTGTCCGGCGAAGCCTCCGCGGTGATCCGGGCCGTCGACGGCGGGCCCGCCCTGCCGCCCGGACGCCGCGAACGGGCCGCCGATTCGGGTGTCGGCGGCGCCCCGACGCTGCTGTCCAACGCCGAGACGTTCGCCCAGCTCGCGGTGGCCGCCCGGCTCGGCCCGCAGCGTTTTTGCAACACCGGCGAGCCGACCGAGCCGGGCACGGTGCTGCTGACGCTCTCCGGGGCGGTCGCCCGGCCGATGGTCGTCGAGGTCCCGACCGGGGTGCCGCTGCGCTATGTCCTCCAGTTGGCCGGGGCCCCTTCGCTGCCTCAGGGCGTCCTGACCGGCGGCTATCACGGCAGCTGGCTGAACTCGGTGGCCGCCCATGACGCGGCCGTCTCGCGTGCCTCGCTCTCCGCGCTGGGGGGTGCTCTCGGGGCCGGCGCGATCCTGCCGATCGGTCCGGGTACGTGTGCACTCGGCGAGGCGCTGCGGGTGGCCAACTGGCTGGCGGCCGAGACGGCGGGCCAGTGCGGCCCGTGCCGACTGGGGCTTCCGGCCGCGGCGGGCGGCCTCGCCGATGTGCTGAACGGCGGCGGCCCGGCGGCTCTGGAGGCGCTGCGCGAGGTGACGCGGGCGGTGAAGGGCCGCGGTGCCTGCAAGCACCCCGACGGCTCGGCCCGCTTCCTCGCCTCGACTCTGGCCTCATTCACGGACGACCTGGCGGCCCATGTGCTGGGCGGGGGCTGCGGCAGGCCGACGGTCGGCGTGCTGCCGCTGCCCGCCCCCGGCTACCAGGAGGAGGGCGTGCCGAGCGGCGAGAAGGTGCTGGTGGACTGGACGTTGTGCGAGGGCCACGGCCTGTGTGCGGACATCGTGCCGGAGCTGATCCGCCTCGGCCCCGACGGCTACCCCCTCGTCGCCGACGCCACGGTGCCGATGCATCTACGGGGGCGCGCCCAACGGGCCGTGCGCCGCTGCCCGGCGCTCGCGCTCCGGATCGAGCAGGCCCCGGCCGCGCTCCCCCAGATCAGCCGCAAGGCCCTGGGCAGCGGCCGGAGTTGA
- a CDS encoding histidine phosphatase family protein codes for MNGTTQGGRGRRIVLWRHGQTAWNLERRFQGSTDIALTETGIGQAHRAARLLAALKPDAIVASDLQRAAATAAELAAVTGLPVEHDSALRETYAGAWQGLTHEEIVARYGEQYAAWKRGEPVRRGGGELETEVADRAAPVVLRHADKLPDGGTLVVVSHGGTIRTTIGRLLGLEAHHWEGLGGLTNCCWSVLGEGARGWRLLEHNAGTLPEPVLGDDD; via the coding sequence CTGAACGGCACCACCCAGGGCGGCAGGGGCCGCCGGATAGTCCTGTGGCGGCACGGCCAGACGGCCTGGAACCTGGAGCGCCGCTTCCAGGGCTCCACGGACATCGCGCTGACCGAGACGGGCATCGGGCAGGCGCATCGCGCCGCGCGCCTGCTGGCCGCGCTCAAGCCCGACGCGATCGTCGCCTCCGACCTTCAGCGGGCCGCCGCCACCGCCGCCGAGCTGGCGGCCGTGACCGGCCTGCCGGTCGAGCACGACTCGGCGCTGCGGGAGACGTACGCGGGCGCCTGGCAGGGGCTCACGCACGAGGAGATCGTCGCCCGCTACGGCGAGCAGTACGCGGCGTGGAAGCGCGGCGAGCCGGTGCGCCGGGGCGGCGGTGAGCTGGAGACCGAGGTCGCCGACCGGGCCGCCCCGGTCGTGCTGCGCCACGCCGACAAGCTGCCCGACGGCGGCACCCTCGTCGTCGTCAGTCACGGCGGCACCATCCGCACCACCATCGGCCGACTCCTCGGTCTTGAGGCGCACCACTGGGAAGGCCTGGGCGGCCTCACCAACTGCTGCTGGTCCGTCCTCGGCGAGGGCGCGCGCGGCTGGCGCCTGCTGGAACACAACGCCGGCACGCTCCCCGAGCCGGTCCTCGGCGACGACGACTAA
- the rsfS gene encoding ribosome silencing factor — translation MTATDRSIELITAAAQAAADRLAHDIIAYDVSDVLSITDAFLLASAPNDRQVKSIVDEIEERLNKELGAKPVRREGDRDARWILLDYVDIVVHVQHSEERVFYALERLWKDCPELPLPDDAMKTRGKAAEHAALTGADETDGELS, via the coding sequence GTGACCGCCACGGACCGTTCCATCGAGCTCATCACCGCCGCCGCTCAGGCGGCTGCCGACCGGCTCGCGCACGACATCATCGCGTACGACGTCAGTGATGTGCTGTCGATCACCGACGCCTTCCTGCTCGCCTCCGCGCCCAACGACCGCCAGGTCAAGTCGATCGTCGACGAGATCGAGGAGCGGCTCAACAAGGAGCTCGGCGCCAAGCCGGTGCGCCGCGAGGGCGACCGCGACGCCCGCTGGATCCTGCTCGACTACGTCGACATCGTCGTGCACGTCCAGCACAGTGAGGAGCGCGTCTTCTACGCCCTCGAGCGCCTGTGGAAGGACTGCCCCGAGCTGCCCCTCCCGGACGACGCCATGAAGACCCGCGGCAAGGCCGCCGAGCACGCCGCGCTGACCGGCGCCGACGAGACGGACGGTGAGCTGAGCTGA
- a CDS encoding glutamate-5-semialdehyde dehydrogenase has translation MASHSSPTPAPAHDDMSPVTRTAHRARAAAAEIAPLPRAVKDEVLLAIADALEARTAEIVEANALDVAKAREAGTSETVIDRLTLDPERIRAIASDVRDVAALPDPVGEVVRGSTLPNGIDLRQIRVPLGVVGIIYEARPNVTVDAAALCLKSGNAVLLRGSSSAYASNTALVRVLRDAVEGTGLPADAIQLVPGESRDSVRELMRARGLVDVLIPRGGASLIRTVVEESIVPVIETGTGNCHVYVDAQADLDMAVDILINSKAQRPSVCNSAETLLVHRDIADAFLPRALNALAEANVTVHADERVRAYADASKATVVEATTEDWETEYLSYDIAAAVVDSLDAAVAHIRRWTSGHTEAIVTTSQAAARRFTQLVDSTTVAVNASTRFTDGGQFGFGAEIGISTQKLHARGPMGLPELTSTKYIVTGDGHIR, from the coding sequence ATGGCTTCGCACTCCTCGCCCACGCCGGCTCCCGCCCACGACGACATGTCCCCGGTCACGCGCACCGCCCACCGGGCGCGCGCCGCGGCCGCCGAGATCGCGCCACTTCCGCGCGCGGTCAAGGACGAGGTGCTGCTCGCGATCGCCGACGCCCTCGAAGCGCGGACCGCCGAGATCGTCGAGGCCAACGCCCTCGACGTCGCCAAGGCCCGCGAGGCCGGCACCAGCGAAACCGTCATCGACCGGCTCACCCTCGACCCCGAGCGGATCCGCGCCATCGCCTCCGACGTGCGCGACGTGGCGGCCCTGCCCGACCCCGTCGGCGAAGTCGTCCGCGGCTCCACCCTGCCCAACGGCATCGACCTGCGCCAGATCCGCGTCCCGCTCGGCGTCGTCGGCATCATCTACGAGGCCCGGCCCAATGTGACCGTGGACGCCGCGGCCCTCTGCCTCAAGTCCGGCAACGCCGTCCTGCTGCGCGGCTCGTCCTCCGCCTACGCCTCCAACACCGCCCTCGTACGCGTCCTGCGCGACGCGGTCGAGGGCACGGGCCTGCCCGCCGACGCCATCCAGCTGGTACCCGGCGAATCCCGGGACTCCGTACGGGAGTTGATGCGCGCCCGTGGCCTCGTCGACGTCCTCATCCCGCGCGGCGGCGCCTCGCTGATCCGCACCGTCGTCGAGGAATCCATCGTCCCCGTCATCGAGACCGGCACCGGCAACTGCCACGTCTACGTCGACGCCCAGGCCGACCTCGACATGGCCGTCGACATCCTGATCAACTCCAAGGCCCAGCGGCCCTCGGTCTGCAACTCCGCCGAAACCCTCCTCGTCCACCGGGACATCGCGGACGCCTTCCTGCCGCGCGCCCTGAACGCGCTCGCCGAGGCCAACGTCACCGTCCACGCCGACGAACGCGTGCGGGCCTACGCGGACGCCTCCAAGGCCACCGTCGTGGAAGCCACGACCGAGGACTGGGAGACCGAATACCTCTCGTACGACATCGCCGCGGCCGTCGTCGACTCCCTGGACGCGGCCGTCGCCCACATCCGGCGGTGGACCTCCGGACACACCGAGGCCATCGTCACCACCTCCCAGGCCGCGGCCCGCCGCTTCACCCAGCTGGTGGACTCCACCACCGTCGCCGTCAACGCCTCCACCCGGTTCACCGACGGAGGCCAGTTCGGATTCGGCGCGGAAATCGGCATCTCCACCCAGAAGCTGCACGCCCGCGGCCCCATGGGACTGCCCGAACTGACCTCGACGAAGTACATCGTCACCGGCGACGGCCACATCCGCTAG
- a CDS encoding LCP family protein codes for MNDRQYDPYAPQVQLVGYDEYGRPVYQQVQPQQAYDPYGQLQEPQQQQQQQGYGYDQTHVPQQSTYDPYGQQQQPHQHQQQPTHQQAQAHQQAQQAQEFQGAQQFPQQGHGHDYGTAQQPVVPAAPAPDAEPQDPPVVPQQRRDDHGAGAERDYRTEQFSFIEEPDEDSEDVIDWLKFTESRSERREEAKRRGRHRVIALIVTVALIAVGGIGYLWFAGKLPGLSSSSDTKNGAATPAGPQQRDVIVVHLHNTKAGGTSTALLVNNVTTKQGTTVLLPNSLAVSDDEGNRTTLGKSVDADGSQSTRESLSTLLGAKITGSWRLDTPYLENLVDLVGNIDISTDVDVPGAKQGGDPLVKKGDDQTLTGQMAVAYATYRGPGEPETKQLQRFGTVMYGVLRKISDDPKAATVTVQTLAQILDPSLPDSDLGAALAKLAEHAKVGAYKTALLPVQPDGTLSQQTSDSVVKDVLGGKLGAGADKGSALRVGVKNASGNAKASEAARVALINGGYGFVDAGSAGAQATSQVLYGDAANRASAVEVAKTLNLPDSAVKQGKAAANADVSVVIGKDYKITK; via the coding sequence GTGAACGACCGCCAGTACGACCCGTATGCGCCGCAGGTGCAGCTGGTCGGGTACGACGAGTACGGCCGGCCGGTGTACCAGCAGGTCCAGCCGCAGCAGGCGTACGACCCGTACGGCCAACTCCAGGAGCCCCAGCAGCAGCAACAGCAACAGGGGTACGGGTACGACCAGACCCATGTCCCGCAGCAGTCGACGTACGACCCCTACGGGCAGCAACAACAGCCGCACCAGCATCAGCAGCAGCCGACGCACCAGCAGGCTCAAGCGCACCAACAGGCCCAGCAGGCACAGGAGTTCCAGGGCGCTCAGCAGTTTCCGCAGCAGGGCCACGGGCACGACTACGGCACCGCGCAGCAGCCGGTCGTCCCGGCCGCCCCGGCGCCGGATGCCGAGCCGCAGGACCCGCCCGTGGTGCCGCAGCAGCGGCGGGACGACCACGGTGCCGGCGCCGAACGCGACTACCGCACCGAGCAGTTCTCGTTCATCGAGGAACCCGACGAGGACTCCGAAGACGTCATCGACTGGCTCAAGTTCACCGAGAGCCGCAGCGAGCGTCGCGAGGAAGCCAAGCGCCGCGGCCGCCACCGTGTCATCGCGCTGATCGTGACCGTCGCGTTGATCGCGGTCGGCGGCATCGGCTACCTGTGGTTCGCCGGCAAGCTGCCCGGACTCTCGTCCTCCTCGGACACCAAGAACGGCGCCGCCACCCCGGCCGGCCCCCAGCAGCGCGACGTCATCGTGGTCCATCTGCACAACACCAAGGCGGGCGGCACCTCCACGGCGCTGCTCGTCAACAACGTGACCACCAAGCAGGGCACCACCGTGCTGCTGCCCAACTCGCTCGCGGTCTCCGACGACGAGGGCAACCGCACCACCCTGGGCAAGTCGGTGGACGCCGACGGCTCGCAGAGCACCCGCGAGTCGCTCTCCACCCTCCTCGGCGCCAAGATCACCGGCTCCTGGCGCCTTGACACCCCGTATCTCGAAAACCTGGTCGACCTCGTCGGAAACATCGACATCAGTACGGATGTGGACGTTCCCGGTGCCAAGCAGGGCGGCGATCCGCTGGTCAAGAAGGGCGACGACCAGACGCTCACCGGTCAGATGGCCGTCGCCTACGCCACCTACCGGGGCCCCGGCGAGCCCGAGACCAAGCAGCTCCAGCGGTTCGGCACGGTGATGTACGGGGTGCTGCGCAAGATCTCCGACGATCCGAAGGCCGCCACCGTCACCGTGCAGACGCTCGCGCAGATCCTCGACCCGTCGCTGCCGGACAGCGACCTGGGGGCCGCGCTGGCCAAGCTCGCCGAACACGCCAAGGTGGGCGCGTACAAGACGGCGCTCCTCCCGGTGCAGCCCGACGGCACGCTCAGCCAGCAGACCAGCGACAGCGTGGTCAAGGACGTCCTGGGCGGCAAGCTCGGCGCCGGGGCCGACAAGGGCTCCGCGCTGCGGGTCGGCGTCAAGAACGCCAGCGGCAACGCCAAGGCCTCCGAGGCCGCCCGGGTCGCCCTGATCAACGGCGGCTACGGGTTCGTCGACGCCGGAAGCGCCGGCGCGCAGGCCACCTCCCAGGTCCTGTACGGCGACGCGGCGAACAGGGCGAGCGCGGTCGAGGTCGCCAAGACGCTCAATCTGCCGGACAGCGCCGTCAAGCAGGGCAAGGCGGCCGCCAACGCCGACGTGTCGGTCGTCATCGGCAAGGATTACAAGATCACGAAGTGA
- the proB gene encoding glutamate 5-kinase, with translation MTVARQQVAQARRIVVKIGSSSLTTASGGLDADRVDALVDVLAKARSGGEKEIVLVSSGAIAAGLAPLGLRRRPKDLARQQAAASVGQGLLVARYTASFARYGVRVGQVLLTTDDTSRRAHYRNAYRTLDQLLAMGALPVVNENDTVATDEIRFGDNDRLAALVAHLVRADLLVLLSDVDGLYDGDPAKPGTSRIDEVRGPDDIAHVQIGSAGKAGVGTGGMVTKVEAARIAAAAGIPVVLTSASHAADALAGRATGTHFHRTGRRSADRLLWLAHASTPQGALILDDGAVRAIVDGHKSLLPAGIAAVEGDFVAGDPVELRDLQGRAIARGLVNFDAKELPRLLGHSTHDLARELGPGYEREVVHRDDLVVLHP, from the coding sequence GTGACAGTGGCAAGGCAGCAGGTGGCACAGGCCCGCAGGATTGTAGTCAAGATCGGTTCGTCCTCGCTCACCACCGCCTCCGGTGGACTCGACGCGGACCGGGTCGACGCCCTCGTCGACGTGCTCGCCAAAGCGCGCAGCGGCGGCGAGAAGGAGATCGTGCTCGTCTCCTCCGGCGCCATCGCCGCCGGCCTCGCCCCGCTCGGCCTGCGCCGCCGGCCCAAGGACCTCGCCCGCCAGCAGGCCGCCGCCAGCGTCGGCCAGGGCCTCCTCGTCGCGCGCTACACCGCCTCGTTCGCCCGCTACGGCGTACGCGTGGGACAAGTGCTGCTCACCACCGACGACACCAGCCGGCGCGCCCACTACCGCAACGCCTACCGCACCCTCGACCAGCTGCTGGCCATGGGCGCCCTGCCCGTCGTCAACGAGAACGACACCGTCGCCACCGACGAGATCCGCTTCGGTGACAACGACCGCCTCGCCGCCCTGGTCGCCCATCTCGTCCGCGCCGACCTGCTCGTCCTGCTCTCCGACGTCGACGGCCTCTACGACGGCGACCCCGCCAAACCCGGCACCTCGCGGATAGACGAAGTACGCGGCCCCGACGACATCGCCCACGTCCAGATCGGCAGCGCCGGCAAGGCCGGCGTCGGCACCGGCGGCATGGTCACCAAGGTCGAGGCCGCCCGCATCGCGGCGGCCGCCGGCATCCCCGTCGTCCTCACCTCCGCCAGCCACGCCGCCGACGCCCTGGCCGGCCGCGCCACAGGCACCCACTTCCACCGCACCGGGCGCCGCTCCGCCGACCGCCTGCTGTGGCTCGCCCACGCCTCCACCCCGCAAGGCGCCCTGATCCTCGACGACGGAGCCGTCCGCGCCATCGTCGACGGCCACAAATCGCTGCTCCCCGCCGGGATCGCCGCCGTCGAAGGCGACTTCGTCGCGGGCGACCCCGTCGAGCTGCGCGACCTCCAGGGCCGCGCCATCGCCCGCGGCCTCGTCAACTTCGACGCCAAGGAACTGCCCCGGCTCCTCGGTCACTCCACCCACGACCTCGCCCGAGAACTCGGCCCCGGCTACGAGCGCGAAGTCGTACACAGGGACGATCTGGTCGTCCTGCACCCCTGA